A window from Entomoplasma freundtii encodes these proteins:
- a CDS encoding thymidine phosphorylase, with amino-acid sequence MSLTPKNEKYTFKEIMERKKRGEVLTLGEFDWIIANYLEDVIKDYQMSAFIAAIFFKGMTDKEVGDLTSSYLNSGITYNLDDVPGWKADKHSTGGVGDKITLIFTPLAASYGIKVAKLSGRALGQTGGTLDKLDSFPGFRSDLSETQFKNLLKENGMVIAAANHDLAPADAEIYALRDATQLIDSLPLIAASIMAKKLAIKTNSLILDVKVGSGAFMKDKESATALAKLMINIGKHHHRDVEVLLTDMEKPLGRTIGNALEVKEAWETLHGNGEADVIEIATTAVALTLVKAKVFANFETAKKSALSRLQSGQVVPFFKTLITAQGGDISILENYNEHFPTKNKVQIKADQDGYISYHDALNLGFLNIDLGGGRLHKTDVIDYAAGIIICQPDGSLVKTGDVVMELLTNKEPLASWTQRAQKSFTIDKAYRPKPVIEKIIN; translated from the coding sequence ATGTCATTAACACCAAAAAATGAAAAGTATACATTTAAAGAAATCATGGAACGTAAAAAACGCGGTGAGGTTTTAACCTTAGGTGAATTTGATTGAATCATCGCTAACTACTTGGAAGATGTTATCAAGGATTACCAAATGTCTGCTTTTATTGCAGCCATATTTTTCAAAGGAATGACCGATAAGGAAGTCGGAGACCTAACAAGTAGTTACTTAAATTCAGGAATTACTTACAACCTTGATGATGTTCCGGGTTGAAAAGCAGATAAACACTCCACTGGTGGAGTTGGGGATAAAATCACCCTTATTTTTACCCCTTTAGCTGCTTCATATGGTATTAAAGTAGCAAAATTATCAGGGCGCGCTTTAGGCCAAACTGGTGGTACTTTAGATAAACTTGATTCCTTTCCGGGGTTTAGAAGTGATTTAAGCGAAACTCAATTTAAAAACCTACTTAAAGAAAATGGGATGGTGATTGCTGCTGCCAATCACGATTTAGCTCCGGCTGATGCAGAGATTTATGCCTTACGAGATGCCACCCAATTAATTGACTCACTGCCTCTAATCGCCGCTTCGATTATGGCTAAAAAATTGGCTATCAAGACCAACTCACTTATTTTAGATGTCAAAGTTGGTTCAGGAGCTTTCATGAAAGATAAGGAGTCAGCAACTGCTTTGGCCAAATTAATGATTAATATTGGTAAGCACCATCATCGTGATGTGGAAGTTCTTTTGACAGATATGGAAAAACCCCTTGGAAGAACTATTGGTAATGCACTTGAAGTAAAAGAAGCATGAGAAACTTTGCATGGTAATGGTGAAGCGGATGTGATTGAAATTGCGACGACAGCGGTGGCCTTGACCCTTGTTAAGGCAAAAGTTTTTGCTAATTTTGAAACTGCTAAAAAATCAGCTTTATCACGTCTCCAAAGTGGCCAAGTTGTACCATTTTTTAAAACTTTGATTACTGCTCAAGGTGGTGACATTAGCATTTTAGAAAATTATAATGAACACTTTCCAACTAAAAATAAGGTCCAAATCAAAGCTGATCAAGATGGTTACATTAGTTATCACGATGCCTTAAACCTGGGCTTTTTAAATATTGATTTAGGAGGAGGGCGTCTTCACAAAACAGATGTGATTGACTACGCTGCCGGAATTATTATTTGTCAACCCGATGGTTCTTTGGTTAAAACCGGAGATGTGGTGATGGAACTATTAACCAACAAAGAACCGTTGGCAAGTTGAACTCAACGTGCGCAAAAAAGTTTTACGATTGATAAGGCTTACCGTCCAAAACCAGTTATTGAAAAAATTATTAACTAA
- a CDS encoding diacylglycerol kinase catalytic domain-containing protein, with amino-acid sequence MITYAIVTNDYPESIALKSQLKEMIKLNPSYLEVHTKPDYVFVIGGDGTFLNAVHLFENDLKTTTFIPMKFGGIGFYTNHNTTADLELILKSGLDQNHHYFEYSLLELLNGSKTHYSLNEIKIVNNIRPLELDVLINNEKLETFRGTGLVFATPSGSTGFAKSAGGPIIYPNIDIFEMLELFPVSTNKFRTLNAPMIFSKNQTLSIVLKKPPEVAVSIDTKDIKIEDPLIIVKLSQAKVKVMSLSSEEITKTKLLKSIFVLQDRTKN; translated from the coding sequence ATGATTACTTATGCCATCGTAACAAATGATTATCCAGAATCAATTGCTTTAAAAAGCCAATTAAAGGAAATGATTAAGCTTAACCCAAGTTATTTGGAAGTGCATACTAAGCCAGATTATGTATTTGTTATTGGCGGTGATGGAACCTTCTTGAATGCGGTTCATTTATTTGAAAATGATTTAAAAACCACCACGTTTATTCCGATGAAATTTGGCGGGATTGGCTTTTATACAAACCATAATACAACGGCTGATTTAGAATTAATTTTAAAAAGTGGTCTTGACCAAAACCATCATTACTTTGAGTATAGTTTGCTCGAGTTGCTTAACGGCAGTAAAACTCATTATTCTTTAAATGAAATTAAAATCGTTAATAATATTCGTCCTTTAGAATTAGATGTTCTTATTAATAACGAAAAATTAGAAACTTTCCGTGGCACCGGTTTAGTTTTTGCTACCCCTTCTGGTTCAACTGGTTTTGCTAAGTCAGCTGGGGGGCCAATTATTTACCCTAATATTGATATTTTCGAAATGCTTGAACTTTTCCCAGTATCAACTAATAAATTCCGTACCCTTAACGCACCGATGATTTTTTCCAAAAACCAAACGTTGTCAATTGTTTTAAAGAAACCTCCAGAAGTGGCGGTTTCTATCGATACTAAAGATATCAAAATTGAAGACCCATTAATTATCGTAAAATTAAGTCAAGCGAAAGTAAAAGTGATGTCGCTTTCTTCAGAAGAAATAACCAAAACTAAATTATTGAAGAGCATTTTTGTTCTTCAAGATCGTACAAAAAACTAG
- the trpS gene encoding tryptophan--tRNA ligase: MKKRMITGITPSGKMTLGNYLGVVKNLIDWQDEYDLFVFIANLHAITLPQNPKQLKQNTEEIAALYLAAGLNPENVVIFKQSEVPAHSELGWLLNTQTSMGELSRMTQFKDKSQKLANKSSIPAGLFNYPTLMAADILLYEPDFVPVGVDQKQHVELARDLALRFNNKYGENFKVPEPLLTKNKIKIMDLQDPTKKMSKSSLNPKAVLYILDEPAIIRKKIASALTDSENVVRYDPENKPGVSNLMTIYALLKNTTPENIEHLWEGKNYKDFKDDVAEEIIAILEPIQKNYQEIKRSGKLETILNEGALRANRVAQKKVTKTRKKMGLN; the protein is encoded by the coding sequence ATGAAAAAAAGAATGATTACTGGCATTACGCCAAGCGGCAAGATGACTTTAGGTAATTACTTAGGTGTCGTGAAGAATTTAATTGATTGGCAAGATGAATATGATTTGTTTGTTTTTATTGCCAACCTTCACGCGATTACGTTACCTCAAAATCCCAAACAACTTAAACAAAATACCGAAGAAATTGCTGCTCTTTATTTGGCAGCAGGGTTAAACCCAGAAAATGTTGTTATTTTCAAGCAAAGTGAAGTGCCGGCTCACTCTGAGTTAGGCTGACTCTTAAATACCCAAACCTCAATGGGGGAATTATCGCGAATGACCCAATTTAAAGATAAAAGCCAAAAATTGGCCAATAAAAGTTCAATTCCGGCCGGTCTTTTTAACTACCCGACATTAATGGCAGCTGACATTTTGCTTTATGAACCAGATTTTGTTCCGGTTGGTGTTGACCAAAAACAACATGTTGAATTGGCACGTGACTTAGCTCTTAGGTTCAATAATAAGTATGGAGAAAACTTTAAAGTTCCGGAACCACTCTTAACCAAAAACAAAATAAAAATCATGGATTTACAAGATCCTACTAAGAAAATGAGTAAATCTTCACTGAACCCGAAAGCGGTGCTTTATATTCTTGATGAACCAGCAATAATTCGTAAAAAAATTGCTAGTGCGCTCACAGATAGTGAGAATGTTGTTCGTTATGACCCAGAGAATAAACCTGGTGTTTCTAATTTAATGACTATCTATGCTCTCTTAAAAAATACCACTCCTGAAAATATCGAACATCTTTGGGAAGGCAAAAACTATAAAGATTTCAAAGATGATGTGGCCGAAGAAATTATTGCTATTTTAGAGCCAATTCAGAAAAATTACCAAGAGATTAAACGTAGCGGCAAACTAGAGACAATTTTAAATGAAGGCGCACTTCGAGCTAATCGAGTCGCCCAAAAAAAAGTGACCAAAACTAGAAAAAAAATGGGACTGAATTAA
- a CDS encoding DivIVA domain-containing protein: protein MKLKNKFNPEDLQQKNFTIEIKGYKVEEVNDFLDEIQADYLHFLAILADLQNELTLLQDENNKLLKNQINLKEQNDWLDQQRIQVAKNELSNSDVMARISQIEKNLNKVLTALEQKIQVN from the coding sequence ATGAAATTAAAGAATAAATTCAACCCCGAAGATTTGCAACAAAAAAATTTCACGATTGAAATTAAAGGTTATAAAGTTGAAGAAGTCAATGATTTTTTAGATGAAATCCAAGCAGATTATTTACACTTCCTTGCAATCTTGGCAGACCTTCAAAATGAACTAACCTTATTACAAGATGAAAATAACAAATTATTAAAAAACCAAATTAATTTAAAAGAGCAAAATGATTGACTTGACCAACAACGTATCCAGGTTGCTAAAAACGAATTGTCAAACTCAGATGTAATGGCCCGGATTTCCCAAATTGAAAAAAATTTAAATAAGGTCCTGACTGCCTTAGAACAAAAAATCCAAGTTAATTAA
- a CDS encoding Holliday junction resolvase RecU, protein MVPLNQKGLFLETILNLTHKKYNEERRCTVYKIPVQQGWDPKTQRPFFMKHYACDYIGNYQGAYFEFEAKETAQEYFAWKQIRPSQHAKLQQILATKGYAFLIIYFERTNQFFFVTYQALETYILNNTQKIPLGWFQETQTELKINEELKLNYLALLDK, encoded by the coding sequence ATGGTACCTTTAAATCAAAAGGGTTTGTTCTTAGAAACAATCCTTAATTTAACACATAAAAAATATAATGAGGAAAGACGGTGCACAGTTTACAAAATTCCTGTTCAACAAGGTTGAGATCCAAAAACACAACGACCATTTTTTATGAAACATTATGCCTGCGATTACATCGGCAATTACCAAGGAGCTTATTTTGAATTCGAAGCCAAGGAAACAGCTCAAGAATATTTTGCCTGGAAACAAATTCGCCCAAGCCAACATGCTAAATTACAACAAATTTTAGCTACCAAGGGTTATGCTTTTTTAATAATTTATTTTGAAAGAACTAACCAATTTTTCTTTGTTACTTACCAAGCTTTGGAAACTTATATCCTAAACAACACACAAAAAATTCCGTTGGGTTGGTTTCAAGAAACGCAAACGGAATTAAAGATTAATGAGGAATTAAAATTAAATTATCTAGCCTTATTGGATAAATAA
- a CDS encoding HU family DNA-binding protein, whose product MTKKEIAETLMQKEDLSKAQSERIVALVFDDIAKYLSNGHEVAIAGFGKFSVVDRPERDGMNPSTKEKIRIPASKASKFKAAKQLRERLQ is encoded by the coding sequence ATGACAAAAAAAGAAATTGCTGAAACTTTGATGCAAAAAGAAGATTTAAGTAAAGCCCAAAGTGAAAGAATCGTGGCTCTGGTTTTTGATGATATTGCAAAATATTTAAGCAACGGCCACGAAGTTGCTATTGCTGGATTCGGAAAATTTAGTGTTGTTGATCGCCCTGAACGTGATGGGATGAATCCAAGTACTAAAGAAAAAATTCGTATCCCCGCTTCAAAAGCTTCAAAATTTAAGGCAGCAAAACAACTAAGAGAACGTCTACAATAA